In Halosegnis marinus, one genomic interval encodes:
- a CDS encoding DUF7124 domain-containing protein produces the protein MQGGSADMTLAFELEALKRLADPEAVFADARTWSEYVGVVSDKPTYVVTNFTRKNRIRQDFFSGPRGKAESLENVKRQFETDRHVLIGTTDGDDEAVAEEVGWEFLPVERAAEAAEWDLGDPETTRAEREGDDERDDWP, from the coding sequence ATGCAAGGCGGTTCCGCGGACATGACGCTCGCGTTCGAGCTGGAGGCGCTCAAACGGCTCGCGGACCCCGAGGCCGTCTTCGCCGACGCCCGGACGTGGAGCGAGTACGTCGGCGTGGTGAGCGACAAGCCCACCTACGTCGTGACCAACTTCACCCGGAAGAACCGCATCCGGCAGGACTTCTTCTCCGGCCCCCGCGGCAAGGCGGAGTCGCTGGAGAACGTCAAGCGCCAGTTCGAGACGGACCGCCACGTCCTCATCGGGACGACGGACGGCGACGACGAGGCCGTCGCCGAGGAGGTCGGCTGGGAGTTCCTCCCCGTCGAGCGAGCCGCCGAGGCCGCCGAGTGGGACCTCGGCGACCCGGAGACGACGCGCGCCGAGCGCGAGGGCGACGACGAACGCGACGACTGGCCGTAG
- a CDS encoding RtcB family protein, producing MTETFEAGDVTLRRVREFVWEIPPEGDMRVPARVLASRPLLEQIADDRTLEQLRNTTHLPGVTDYALCMPDGHQGYGFPVGGVAGIDAENGCISPGAVGYDINCGVRMMRTDLTYDDVRGREEELVEALFDAVPTGLGGGGVVQGDAPTVEAVLERGVEWALEEGWAVEDDLTHCEDEGRRPDADPDAVSQKAKDRGRNQLGSLGSGNHFLEVQRVTDTFDAATAEAYGLAEDQVVVLIHCGSRGLGHQTCNDYLRRIEQEHADLLADLPDRELAAAPAGSELAERYYGAMCACINFAWVNRQLIMHRTREVFADVFDRPWEEMGMELLYDVAHNIAKKEVHETSAGERELYVHRKGATRAFPAGHPEVPAAYRDTGQPVIIPGSMGAGSYVLSGGEASLSETFGSTAHGAGRLMSRTQAKQEFWGGDVQDGLREGQKVYVKASSGATIAEEAPGVYKDVDEVVRVSDALGIGDKVARTFPVCNIKG from the coding sequence ATGACCGAGACCTTCGAGGCGGGCGACGTCACGCTCCGGCGCGTCCGCGAGTTCGTCTGGGAGATACCCCCCGAGGGCGACATGCGCGTCCCGGCGCGCGTCCTCGCCTCCCGCCCCCTGCTCGAGCAGATCGCCGACGACCGCACGCTCGAACAGCTCCGCAACACGACCCACCTCCCCGGCGTGACCGACTACGCGCTGTGCATGCCCGACGGCCACCAGGGGTACGGCTTCCCCGTCGGCGGCGTCGCCGGCATCGACGCGGAGAACGGCTGTATCTCGCCCGGCGCGGTGGGGTACGACATCAACTGCGGCGTCCGGATGATGCGGACGGACCTCACCTACGACGACGTGCGCGGCCGCGAGGAGGAACTCGTGGAGGCGCTGTTCGACGCCGTGCCGACCGGCTTGGGCGGCGGCGGCGTCGTGCAGGGGGACGCGCCGACCGTCGAGGCCGTCCTCGAACGCGGCGTCGAGTGGGCGCTGGAGGAGGGGTGGGCCGTCGAGGACGACCTCACGCACTGCGAGGACGAGGGGCGCCGGCCCGACGCCGACCCCGACGCCGTCTCGCAGAAGGCGAAGGACCGCGGGCGGAACCAGCTCGGCAGCCTCGGCTCCGGGAACCACTTCCTCGAAGTCCAGCGCGTGACGGACACCTTCGACGCGGCGACGGCCGAGGCGTACGGCCTCGCGGAAGACCAGGTGGTCGTCCTCATCCACTGCGGGTCGCGCGGGCTCGGCCACCAGACGTGTAACGACTACCTCCGGCGTATCGAGCAGGAGCACGCTGACCTGCTCGCGGACCTCCCCGACCGCGAACTCGCCGCGGCCCCCGCCGGCTCCGAACTCGCCGAGCGGTACTACGGCGCGATGTGCGCCTGCATCAACTTCGCGTGGGTGAACCGCCAGCTCATCATGCACCGGACGCGGGAGGTGTTCGCCGACGTGTTCGACCGCCCGTGGGAGGAGATGGGGATGGAGCTGTTGTACGACGTGGCGCACAACATCGCCAAGAAGGAGGTCCACGAGACGAGCGCGGGCGAGCGTGAGCTGTACGTCCACCGGAAGGGCGCGACGCGGGCGTTCCCGGCGGGCCACCCCGAGGTGCCGGCCGCGTACCGCGACACGGGCCAGCCGGTCATCATCCCCGGCTCGATGGGCGCGGGGTCGTACGTGCTGTCGGGCGGCGAGGCGTCGCTCTCCGAGACGTTCGGCTCGACGGCCCACGGCGCGGGGCGGCTCATGTCCCGGACGCAGGCGAAACAGGAGTTCTGGGGCGGCGACGTGCAGGACGGCCTGCGCGAGGGTCAGAAGGTGTACGTGAAGGCCTCCTCGGGCGCGACCATCGCGGAGGAGGCGCCCGGCGTCTACAAGGACGTGGACGAGGTGGTTCGCGTCTCGGACGCGCTCGGCATCGGGGACAAGGTGGCGCGCACCTTCCCCGTCTGCAACATCAAGGGGTAG
- a CDS encoding archease translates to MTSDTTFALREHTADVAVEATGPDLGALFAAVADGLTAAQTDDLPAGGDRFDLRVAAESREAALFEYLDELIYERDVRGVLPCDNEAAVTGTGDRWVVEASARGLPLDAVAAREVKAVTYSEMAVERVGSGWRAYVVLDV, encoded by the coding sequence ATGACGAGTGACACGACGTTCGCCCTGCGCGAGCACACCGCCGACGTGGCCGTCGAGGCGACCGGCCCCGACCTCGGGGCGCTGTTCGCCGCGGTCGCGGACGGCCTGACCGCCGCCCAGACCGACGACCTCCCGGCCGGCGGCGACCGTTTCGACCTCCGGGTCGCGGCGGAGTCCCGCGAGGCCGCGCTGTTCGAGTACCTCGACGAACTGATCTACGAGCGGGACGTGCGCGGCGTCCTCCCCTGCGACAACGAGGCCGCGGTGACCGGGACGGGCGACCGCTGGGTCGTCGAGGCGAGCGCGCGCGGCCTCCCGCTCGACGCCGTCGCGGCCCGCGAGGTGAAGGCCGTCACCTACTCCGAGATGGCCGTCGAGCGGGTCGGGTCGGGGTGGCGCGCCTACGTCGTTCTCGACGTGTAG
- a CDS encoding DUF7563 family protein: MANCLNCDSYVSEQYVKVFAPDGFDSVRVCPHCEDKMRDGNDVREARAPRQQ; encoded by the coding sequence ATGGCTAACTGTCTCAACTGCGACTCCTACGTCTCCGAACAGTACGTGAAGGTGTTCGCCCCCGACGGCTTCGACAGCGTGCGCGTCTGCCCCCACTGCGAGGACAAGATGCGCGACGGCAACGACGTGCGCGAGGCGCGCGCCCCCCGCCAGCAGTAA
- a CDS encoding DUF5815 family protein yields MAEPRVPGGRGEVLDLPCGEEKRVYDLDMGLREFGCDCGEDHAVVVDVHPLSRFVPEFLVDTLRATVETTGEREFSMTHLMGIVLEEFPEAVVSADVSDDGEVGYAMVWVTDFDSRRLHEIAVELLVELMEHAVSHAEDDGAVSEFEEQMLQFDVAEFVEQYRRERDFASEHDTPA; encoded by the coding sequence ATGGCGGAGCCACGCGTGCCGGGCGGCCGCGGCGAGGTCCTCGACCTGCCCTGCGGCGAGGAGAAGCGGGTCTACGACCTCGACATGGGACTGCGGGAGTTCGGCTGCGACTGCGGCGAGGACCACGCCGTCGTCGTCGACGTCCATCCCCTGTCGCGGTTCGTCCCCGAGTTCCTCGTCGATACCCTCCGGGCGACGGTGGAGACGACCGGCGAGCGGGAGTTCTCCATGACCCACCTCATGGGCATCGTGCTGGAGGAGTTCCCCGAGGCCGTCGTCTCCGCGGACGTGAGCGACGACGGCGAGGTCGGGTACGCGATGGTGTGGGTGACGGACTTCGACTCCCGGCGGCTCCACGAGATAGCGGTCGAACTGCTCGTCGAGCTGATGGAACACGCGGTGAGCCACGCCGAGGACGACGGGGCGGTCTCGGAGTTCGAGGAGCAGATGCTCCAGTTCGACGTGGCCGAGTTCGTCGAGCAGTACCGCCGCGAGCGCGACTTCGCGAGCGAGCACGACACGCCCGCGTGA
- a CDS encoding ABC transporter substrate-binding protein: protein MSRDIERRKFLTLAGSAAGAAALAGCSGGDSTPTDGDDDGGATATSTDGETATDRPEPTTREGYLQRAGRVLNEDAPWIFLNQQYSVYGLSSEIEWTPRNDERIDGYAIEPQGSKSSITISQSSMDSGLDPHDHRETPTDNIVLQAYEGLLTRDAEGAIEDQLATGYERLEPGRVRFELRSGVSFHSGDSMTKQDVAFSVNRIVQSDVGGLESPQRSQLTGVQSAEPADGDNAVIVNSDGINPIVFAEFASYCDIMNRSWVESNDSAYINSNMNGTGPYMLETYEQDVQVVYSSYDDYYGDAPPADSLTIQGVPESSTRVNQLLSGETDLIVNVPPQDASRVQNSDDASVSSVASTRIIYNAMVYNAEPFDSVEFRRAMNYAIDLESIIDNVLSGFANRTAQPGLEGHFGYNPDLDPFPYDVEEAERLVEESGYAGAEITLHTPVGRYLKDLEIAQSVVGYLDELDNVSAEVQQRDFGALASELVDGDITTGPDFYLIGWGNSTFDTSQTILPLLTDEGELYSYVSEEVNELMSQAQSMANEN from the coding sequence ATGTCACGAGATATCGAGCGGCGGAAGTTCCTGACGCTGGCCGGCAGCGCGGCGGGCGCGGCGGCGCTCGCGGGCTGTTCGGGCGGCGATTCGACGCCGACCGACGGCGACGACGACGGCGGCGCGACCGCCACGAGCACCGACGGGGAGACGGCCACGGACCGGCCGGAGCCGACGACCCGCGAGGGGTACCTCCAGCGGGCCGGCCGCGTGCTCAACGAGGACGCGCCGTGGATCTTCCTGAACCAGCAGTACAGCGTCTACGGGCTGTCGAGCGAGATCGAGTGGACGCCGCGCAACGACGAGCGCATCGACGGCTACGCAATCGAGCCGCAGGGGTCGAAGTCGTCGATCACCATCTCCCAGTCCTCGATGGACTCGGGGCTGGACCCCCACGACCACCGCGAGACGCCGACGGACAACATCGTCCTGCAGGCGTACGAGGGGCTGCTCACCCGCGACGCGGAGGGCGCCATCGAGGACCAGCTCGCCACGGGCTACGAGCGGCTCGAACCCGGCCGGGTCCGGTTCGAACTGCGCTCCGGCGTCTCGTTCCACAGCGGCGACTCGATGACGAAGCAGGACGTCGCCTTCTCCGTCAACCGCATCGTCCAGTCGGACGTCGGCGGTCTGGAGAGCCCCCAGCGCAGTCAGCTCACGGGCGTTCAGAGCGCGGAGCCGGCCGACGGCGACAACGCCGTCATCGTCAACTCCGACGGCATCAACCCCATCGTCTTCGCCGAGTTCGCGAGCTACTGTGACATCATGAACCGCTCGTGGGTCGAGAGCAACGACAGCGCCTACATCAACTCCAACATGAACGGGACCGGGCCGTACATGCTGGAGACGTACGAGCAGGACGTTCAGGTCGTCTACTCCAGCTACGACGACTACTACGGCGACGCGCCGCCGGCCGACTCGCTCACGATCCAGGGCGTCCCGGAGTCGAGCACCCGCGTCAATCAGCTGCTCTCGGGCGAGACGGACCTCATCGTCAACGTCCCGCCCCAGGACGCCTCCCGCGTCCAGAACTCCGACGACGCGTCGGTTAGCTCGGTGGCGAGCACGCGTATCATCTACAACGCGATGGTGTACAACGCCGAGCCGTTCGACTCGGTCGAGTTCCGCCGCGCGATGAACTACGCCATCGACCTGGAGAGCATCATCGACAACGTCCTCTCCGGGTTCGCGAACCGGACGGCACAGCCGGGGCTTGAGGGCCACTTCGGCTACAACCCCGACCTCGACCCGTTCCCGTACGACGTCGAGGAGGCCGAGCGCCTGGTCGAGGAGAGCGGCTACGCCGGCGCGGAGATAACCCTCCACACGCCGGTCGGGCGCTACCTGAAGGACCTCGAGATCGCGCAGTCCGTCGTCGGCTACCTCGACGAACTGGACAACGTCTCCGCCGAGGTGCAGCAGCGCGACTTCGGCGCGCTCGCCAGCGAGCTGGTGGACGGCGACATCACCACCGGCCCGGACTTCTACCTCATCGGCTGGGGGAACTCCACGTTCGACACGAGCCAGACCATCCTGCCGCTGCTCACCGACGAGGGGGAGCTGTACTCGTACGTGAGCGAGGAGGTCAACGAGCTGATGAGCCAGGCGCAGAGCATGGCGAACGAGAACTGA
- a CDS encoding GNAT family N-acetyltransferase, with translation MSATIELRVFERGDDSLVEDAWALKERIRREEGVLRQRRGFFTDAYRRSTTYALVERDLDGENLVGFASVRRDGYILFLAVAPEHRGEGYGKHLVAEVADDYGAVTCHARTTNRSAVAFYEGIGFEIVRRVDDYYEDRGDAYYLKLGEESLSEKLSRFIRR, from the coding sequence GTGAGTGCCACGATAGAACTGCGCGTCTTCGAGCGGGGGGACGACTCGCTCGTCGAGGACGCGTGGGCACTGAAGGAGCGCATCCGCCGCGAGGAGGGCGTGTTGCGCCAGCGCCGCGGCTTCTTCACCGACGCCTACCGGCGCTCGACCACCTACGCGCTCGTGGAGCGCGACCTGGACGGCGAGAACCTCGTCGGCTTCGCCTCGGTCCGCCGGGACGGGTACATCCTCTTTCTCGCCGTCGCCCCCGAACACCGCGGCGAGGGGTACGGCAAACACCTCGTCGCGGAGGTCGCGGACGACTACGGCGCCGTCACCTGCCACGCCCGGACGACGAACCGCAGCGCCGTCGCCTTCTACGAGGGCATCGGCTTCGAGATAGTCCGGCGCGTGGACGACTACTACGAGGACCGCGGCGACGCCTACTACCTGAAGCTGGGCGAGGAGTCGCTGTCGGAGAAGCTCTCCCGGTTCATCCGTCGGTGA
- a CDS encoding ABC transporter permease gives MASFGRFLTKRVLQGLGVVLGVITVLFVLRYITPGNPVDVIAPLDAGPETRRRIAENLGLDQPLYVQYFDYIVSLLQGDMGYSYRSRTAVAPRVFAKLPATLELAVASTLVAVVISIPLGVVSATRRHEFPDYVATLFSLLGISTPNFWLGVMLVVLLAVQFQVFPTSSRPVGFLETVGNLVVVSGPEQGWALPLNVDGFVADARNWLFHLFLPAVTLGTYFTALITRLTRSGMLDQLGQGYVQAARAKGLPETLVRYRHALRNTLIPVITVVGLQLGTLIGGAVITEAVFDWPGLGSLVIDAINNRDWPLIQGSLVVIGSGFVFVNIVVDALYARLNPQVME, from the coding sequence ATGGCCTCCTTCGGCCGTTTTCTGACGAAGCGCGTCCTGCAGGGGCTCGGTGTCGTCCTCGGGGTCATCACCGTGCTGTTCGTGTTGCGCTACATCACGCCCGGCAACCCCGTGGACGTCATCGCGCCGCTGGACGCGGGCCCGGAGACGCGGAGACGCATCGCGGAGAACCTCGGGCTCGACCAGCCGCTGTACGTCCAGTACTTCGACTACATCGTTTCGCTGTTGCAGGGGGACATGGGCTACTCGTACCGGTCGCGCACGGCCGTCGCGCCGCGCGTGTTCGCGAAGCTCCCGGCGACGCTCGAACTCGCGGTCGCCTCGACGCTCGTCGCCGTGGTCATCTCGATTCCCCTCGGCGTCGTGAGCGCGACGCGCCGCCACGAGTTCCCAGACTACGTCGCGACGCTGTTCTCGCTGCTGGGCATCTCGACGCCGAACTTCTGGCTCGGCGTGATGCTCGTCGTCCTGCTCGCGGTGCAGTTCCAGGTGTTCCCGACCAGCTCCCGGCCGGTCGGGTTCCTCGAAACGGTCGGGAACCTCGTCGTGGTGAGCGGGCCGGAGCAGGGGTGGGCCCTGCCGCTGAACGTCGACGGCTTCGTCGCCGACGCGCGGAACTGGCTGTTCCACCTGTTCCTGCCGGCGGTGACCCTCGGGACGTACTTCACGGCGCTCATCACCCGCCTCACCCGCTCCGGGATGCTCGACCAGCTGGGACAGGGGTACGTGCAGGCGGCCCGCGCGAAGGGCCTGCCGGAGACGCTGGTGCGCTACCGCCACGCGCTCCGGAACACGCTCATCCCCGTCATCACCGTCGTGGGGCTCCAACTGGGGACGCTCATCGGCGGCGCGGTCATCACGGAGGCCGTCTTCGACTGGCCGGGGCTCGGCTCGCTGGTCATCGACGCCATCAACAACCGCGACTGGCCGCTCATCCAGGGCAGCCTCGTCGTCATCGGCAGCGGCTTCGTGTTCGTGAACATCGTCGTCGACGCGCTGTACGCGCGGCTCAATCCGCAGGTGATGGAGTAG
- a CDS encoding DoxX family membrane protein: MSAFEPAHVDYVVPPPSEAADALEYVLGVVSDPANALLLAGGTLAALLALAGATYARGRVPDLAVLADTLDGYRDLVPWMLRLSVGLPTLGAGFAGYYLSPAVPTGSVSEALTAAYPDVLAPLVAPPVVRLLLIGVGFALLTGFLTRATAAVGALLWLTVVPVAPDLLLAMEYPVLFGALVLTGGGRPSADEMFARVAQAEGTYYRRIDPLGEWPRRVRTALIPARRYLPTLLRVGLGGAFVFLGVTQKLLDPARAALVVEKYGLTGVVPVEPGMWVVGAGLTEAGLGLLLLAGLFTRGGAALAFVVLTTTLFGLPDDPVLAHVSVFGLASAVFTLGAGPLSLDRLLADRLASRGDAGRAEGDPAATGD; encoded by the coding sequence ATGTCCGCCTTCGAGCCGGCACACGTCGACTACGTCGTGCCGCCGCCGTCCGAGGCCGCCGACGCCCTGGAGTACGTCCTCGGGGTCGTGTCCGACCCGGCGAACGCCCTGCTGCTCGCGGGGGGGACGCTCGCGGCCCTGCTCGCGCTCGCCGGGGCGACGTACGCCCGCGGCCGCGTGCCGGACCTCGCGGTGCTCGCCGACACCCTCGACGGCTACCGCGACCTCGTGCCGTGGATGCTCCGGCTCTCGGTGGGACTCCCCACCCTCGGGGCCGGCTTCGCCGGCTACTACCTCTCGCCCGCGGTCCCGACTGGGAGCGTCAGCGAGGCGCTGACCGCCGCCTATCCCGACGTTCTCGCCCCGCTCGTCGCCCCGCCGGTCGTCAGGCTCCTGCTCATCGGCGTCGGGTTCGCCCTCCTCACGGGCTTTCTCACCCGCGCGACGGCCGCGGTCGGGGCGCTGTTGTGGCTCACGGTCGTCCCGGTCGCGCCGGACCTCCTGCTCGCGATGGAGTACCCCGTGCTGTTCGGGGCGCTCGTCCTCACCGGCGGCGGCCGCCCGAGCGCCGACGAGATGTTCGCCCGCGTCGCGCAGGCGGAGGGGACCTACTACCGCCGCATCGACCCGCTCGGCGAGTGGCCCCGCCGGGTGCGGACGGCGCTGATACCTGCCCGCCGCTACCTGCCGACGCTGCTCCGCGTTGGCCTCGGCGGGGCGTTCGTCTTCCTCGGCGTCACCCAGAAACTGCTCGACCCGGCGCGGGCCGCGCTCGTGGTCGAGAAGTACGGCCTGACGGGTGTCGTCCCCGTCGAGCCGGGCATGTGGGTCGTCGGGGCGGGGCTGACGGAGGCCGGCCTCGGCCTGCTGTTGCTCGCGGGGCTGTTCACCCGCGGCGGCGCGGCGCTCGCCTTCGTCGTCCTCACGACGACGCTGTTCGGCTTGCCCGACGACCCCGTGTTGGCCCACGTCTCCGTGTTCGGGCTCGCCTCCGCGGTGTTCACCCTCGGGGCCGGCCCGCTCTCGCTGGACCGCCTGCTCGCCGACCGCCTCGCGAGCCGCGGGGACGCGGGGCGCGCGGAAGGCGACCCCGCCGCGACCGGGGACTGA
- a CDS encoding DUF502 domain-containing protein: MPPASPDEGSNGEERPVPDVSPRQAVRRSLITGTAIVLPLAVTLLILNFVLGSISDQLNPLTNAIQDSTFVAPDTQALLIEAVTVAALLVVILVIGFAVEYSQRGEQLGDVFDDLMAAIPGIGSVYTSFNEMSEIMLDSDTDSFQEVKLVEYPGKGSYTVAFKTADTPGVIETDTGHEDMVTLFMPMAPNPVMGGFVIHVSTDRVVDVDLTVEQGIRSIVTSGVAIGGEETPELRGLSESEMRELGHIERIDQQTTPERESPDVRHDDSGFEDHTEEYDASVSPEHSDTPGKIAERERDGGRDATETVPAEQAGRDSERRETTEETPAEASGRDEATREPTDGTPAERSGRDDE; the protein is encoded by the coding sequence ATGCCACCCGCTTCGCCCGACGAGGGGTCGAACGGCGAGGAGCGGCCGGTCCCCGACGTCAGCCCGCGGCAGGCGGTGCGCCGGTCGCTCATCACCGGCACGGCCATCGTCCTCCCGCTCGCGGTGACGCTGCTCATCCTCAACTTCGTTCTCGGCTCCATCTCCGACCAGCTCAACCCTCTGACGAACGCCATCCAGGACAGCACGTTCGTCGCCCCCGACACGCAGGCGCTGCTCATCGAGGCCGTCACGGTGGCGGCGCTGCTCGTCGTCATCCTCGTCATCGGCTTCGCCGTCGAGTACTCCCAGCGCGGCGAACAGCTGGGCGACGTCTTCGACGACCTGATGGCCGCCATCCCCGGTATCGGCTCCGTCTACACCTCCTTCAACGAGATGTCCGAGATAATGCTCGACTCCGACACGGACAGCTTCCAGGAGGTGAAGCTGGTCGAGTACCCGGGCAAGGGGTCGTACACGGTCGCGTTCAAGACGGCGGACACGCCCGGCGTCATCGAGACCGACACCGGCCACGAGGACATGGTGACGCTGTTCATGCCGATGGCTCCGAACCCCGTGATGGGCGGGTTCGTCATCCACGTCTCGACGGACCGCGTCGTCGACGTGGACCTCACCGTCGAACAGGGTATCCGTTCCATCGTCACCTCGGGGGTCGCCATCGGCGGCGAGGAGACTCCCGAACTCCGCGGCCTCAGCGAGTCGGAGATGCGCGAACTCGGCCACATCGAGCGCATCGACCAGCAGACGACCCCCGAGCGGGAGTCCCCCGACGTGCGCCACGACGACAGCGGCTTCGAGGACCACACCGAGGAGTACGACGCCTCCGTCTCGCCCGAGCACTCCGACACGCCGGGGAAGATAGCCGAGCGCGAGCGCGACGGCGGGCGCGACGCGACGGAGACGGTGCCCGCCGAACAGGCCGGGCGCGACTCCGAGCGGCGCGAGACGACCGAGGAGACGCCAGCGGAGGCGTCGGGCCGCGACGAGGCGACCCGCGAACCGACCGACGGGACCCCCGCCGAACGGTCGGGCCGCGATGACGAGTGA